DNA from Deltaproteobacteria bacterium:
GAAGCTCCGCTCTCCGAGCCCGCCGCTCAAGTCATTGAAGAACCCCTCCATTACCTCCACTCCCATGGAACGCGCATGGGCGCCGGCGGCCTTCGAGGGCTCGATGCCCACGCCCCGCCATCCCCGCCCGGCCGCGCGCCTCAGGAAGAAACCGGGACCGCATCCCACATCCAGAAGCCGCCTCCTGCCCGGACCGACGACCTCCTCCATCACCTCGAGCCTTTCGTCGAAGACGAGGTTCCACCACTCCAGGTCCTCGCGCTGGCGCTCGATGAACTCGGGCTTCTCGTACTCGTAATACTCCCTCTCGTACACGCCCGCAAGCTCCCGCTCCGCTGGAACGGGGTCGATATGGACAAAGCCGCAGCCCCGGCAGTCGATCACCCTGTAACGACCGACCCTGTCGACAACCTCCCCATCGTGCCCCATCTTTCAACCTCTATTCGAGGGAACCTCTTTACGGAGAGTCTCCCCCAAAAGAATCATCGCCCTGCGGCGGTGACGGTGAAAGTCACCTCATTCGTGCCGCGCCATGTCCAGTAGGCCGTGTCGTCCACCTCGCCCACGCTGTGGTAGAGGCGCAGGAAGAAGCCGTCGTCCACCTCGCGGTAGTTGAGCATGGGCGCCGTATAGAGCCCGCTCTTGTCGGTCGTTACGGCGACGCACTTGTCGTCGTCGCCGACGCGCACGGTGCCGTCCGTCGCGCCCAGGCAGCTCGATGCCGTGACGAGGGGGCTTACGGCCCTGTCGTGCTCGACGCGCCGGCCGGCGAGGGCGAACCTCTCCGGGCCGGGACCGCCGTTGACGGTCTCGTACCAGAGCCGCGCCCTGTCGAAGCCCCAGGGCAGGAAGGTGAATATGCCGAGTCGAAGCGACGAGGCGCCGAGCGCCGCCACGGCGAGGCCGTAGGTGACGGCAAAGCGCGGCTCGTCCCTCCACACGGTGTAACGCTTGCGGAGCGTGCCGAAGGCGAGCGGTATGCTCACGCTCACCGTGACGGTCTCTTCGTCCTCTTCGACAAGGCCCCGGCACTTTGCGAGGTCCGTCGTCTTCGCGCCGTCGCGGGCCACGTGTATGAGGTGGCAACTGAAGAAGTCGGCGCCCAGGGCGATGTCGTCGAAGTGGCCGTGGGCGATGGTGCCGATGAGGGGGGCCGGCCAGACGCCGGGAAAGGAGAGGCTTTCGAGGGCGAGCCCCTTGGCCTCGATGAAGGCCGCCTCGACGGCGCCGGTGCGGACGCGCACAAGCCCCCCGTCGCTCTCCACGGCGCACTCGACGCGGCGCGCGGCCGGAGCGCCGGCTTCCGGCTCCGCTGCCCTTGCGCAGCCGCCGCCCTGTCGCCATCCAAGGGCCGACGTCTCGACCATGAGCCAGCCCAGCAGGTCGCGGTAGCGCTGGAACTTCTCGTCCACCGTGTTCGTGCGCAGGTCGCTTCCCCACACGGTGCAGAGCTTTCGCTTGAGATCGGAGAGCCTCTCGCCGTCGAGACGGCCGGCGGCGGACCTTATCTTCTCGTATATGCGGTAGCAGGCCGTGTTTATGTGCACGTCGTCGCGGCCCGTGACGGCCCAGCGCAGGGGGTTGTACTTCTCCTGCTTCTTGCAGACCACGGGCGTCTCGGGCGACTGGAGGGCGAGGGGGTGCATGGCCTCGGGCTCGTCCCCGAGGAGCGAGAGGACCTGCGAGGGGGTGACGAGCTCGAAGCGGCCGTCTCCGGCGAGCGAGCGCATGAGCGAGCGCACGGCACCGTACTCGGCCGTCGCGCCCGTTGCGCCCGCGCCCGGCCTGTAGTCGAAGACCTCGGCGTCGTTGCCGTAGAGGATGAAGCCGCGGGGCCGACCTTCATCGTAATGGGAGAGGAGGAAATCCATGTAGCCCTCAAGCGGCAGCTCGCCGTGGACCGCGCGCTGGAACTTCTGGAAGGCGATGGAGTGGTTCCAGATGACGTTCATCGTCGCATCGAGACCCTTTGCGAGCTGGGGATAGTAGAGCCGGTTGCGCGGGTAGCGGTTGAAGCGGTGGCAGTTGGCCCAGTCCATGACGAGGCTTCTGTAGCCGGCCTCGCTGTAGAGGTCCACCAGCCCGGCCGAGAAGGTCTGTTCGTTCACGAGCACGGTCTCCGGCGCGCGGCCGAGGAGCCCGCGGTAGAGGCGGTTGCCCTCGTCGAGGTTCCAGCGGTTCACCTCGCAGGGGACCAGCGGCATTATGATCTGACTGTAACCCGATCCCACGAATTCGCACCGGCCTTCCTCCCAGAGACGCCCGAGCCTGTCGACGAACGCCGGGTCGATGCGCGAGAGCTCGACGAGCGTCGAGGCCGTCGCTTCGAGCGCAAGGGGCAGCCCCTCCTCGGCCATGTCGAGAAGCGGGGCGTAGCAGCGCCTGGCCACGACCCCGTAATCCGCCTCCGGTATGGACGAGAACGAGAGGTTGCAGTGGAATATGGAATACAGATAGAGCATCTCCCATAGAGCGGGGCCGGCGGAGGCGGGCTCAGCTCACAAAGGCCTTTATGATCGAAGCAACACGGGCCGCGCCGAGACCGTCGAGGAGGCCGAGGGCCTCGAAGCTCATGGCGGACCATAGCTCCGGGCCGTCGACGAGGCTTGCGAGCGCCTCCCTCACCGCCTCGTCGGCCACCTCCTCGTGGTGGCCGAGGGCGTATCCCATGCCGAAGGCCCTGAGCCTGCGGAGCCCGGCCCTGTCTTCCGCGTAGTTGGCGATGACGATGGACGGCACGCCCATGTAGGCCACCTCCCAGATCGTCGTGCCCAGTGCCGTGAAGGCCACGTGGGAGCCGGCCACGAGCGGAGCCATGTCCTTTACGGCGTGGAGGAAGGTGAACTTGTCGGCGTACTCCTCCCTTATCTCGTCGAGCCTTCTGCTCGGGCGGGCCGCCGGGCCCGTGACGACGGTGACCTTTATGCGGTCCATCTCCTTTACGGCCTCGACGACCTTCTCGGTGAGCCCCATGGGGTCGGCCCCTCCCATTGTGACGAGCACCCGCAGCGGAAGCGAGTGCCGCCGTTCGGGAAGCGATTTTCGCAGGTCGATGAAGTTGCCGCCCACGATGGTGAACCTCACGCCGCCGTGGTAGTTGGCCTTGAAGGCCTCCCTGTCGGCAAGGGGGGTGGGGATGATGACGGCGTCGGCATGGGCGTCGGCGGCCGTCATGTTGTCTATGAGCACCACGGCCCTGCCCCTGGCCTTGAGCGCCACGGCCAGGGACGAGACGTCCTTCTTCGTATCGAAGATCACCACCCGCCGGGCCGACGAGCTTATGTCCCCGGACTCGATGGGGCGCACGACGTACTCGAAGCCGCCCTCTCTTATGAGCTCGGCGGCCGGCCCCTCGGCGTTTATGAAGAAACCGGCCTCGACGCCGAAGTTTCGCAGCGAGCGGGCGATGTTGAGGCTCCGTATGACGTGGCCCATGCCGATGGGACTGCCGCCCTCGGTCCATATGGTCACGTCACCCCTTGAAAGAGTCACCATGGAGACGTCTCCTTGAGCCGGAGCGCCGCGGCGAGCGTCTTCTCGCCGTCGGCCAGGTCGACGGCAGGCTCCCCCCGGCTCTCCACACAACGCAGAAAAGACCTCGCCTCCTCAATATACATGGAGTTGACATGGAATTCCACCTTCTCCTCCCGCCACCCGCCCGCCCCGGCGACGCCGGTCAGGATGAGCCCGGCGCCTATGTCGCAGCGAAGCGTCCCCTCCGAGCCCGTCACGACGAGCACGTGCCGGGCCGTGCGCTGCAGAAAGTCGCTCTGCCACGACACGTAGACCCCGCCCTCGACCCGCATGAGCGCCATGACCAGGTCCTCGACGTCCATCTCCAGGTCGCTCACCTTGTCCGTAACGGCGCAGCACTCCTCCACCTCGCCGAAGAGCCAGCGTATGTTGTCTATGCCGTGGATGCTGGTGAGCACCACGCCTCCGCCGAGCTCGCGCCTGGCGGCGTACTCGCGGCGGTAGTCCTCGCCCGGATGCCAGTCGGGCAGGTAATGGCCGCCGAAATAGTTGACGTGGTGGATGCGGCCGAGCACGCCGGACTCGAGTATCTCCTTTATGCGCAGCAGCACCGGGTGGAAGCGGTAGCACATGCCCATCACGGCCTTGAGGCCCTTCTCTTCTACTACCCTCCTGAGCCCGTCCACGCCGTCGAGACTGTGGGAGAGCGGCTTCTCTATGAAGAGGTCCATGCCGCGCCCGGCAAGCTCGACGGCCATGGGCACGTGGAGGCTCGACGGCGTGCAGACGAAGGCGAAATCGGCGCCCTCGGCCGCCGCCTCGACAAGATCGGTGAAGAGGACCGCGGCGCAGCCTTCGGGAAGTTCGCCCCTCGCCCGCTCGAGCCTTCCGGCGTCGAGGTCGCAGAGCACGAAGTCCCTGACGCCGAGGGAGGCGAGGTTTCTTGCGTGACGCCGTCCTATGGAGCCGCAGCCGGCTATGAGCGCCCGCAATCTCTTTGCGCCCTCTGTCACCTCAGCTCCTCTGCCTGAAGACGACCCCCACGGGCTCGCCCTCGAGCCTTGCGGCGAGGTCTCCCTTCGCAAGCCCCTCGCCCACGGCGGCCATGGCGGCCGCCGTGGCCTCCAGCGTCTTGCCGATGTCCTCCTCGTCGTGGGAGTAGCTTATGAAGATGGGACCGCCGAAGAGTATGCCGCGTTTTACGGTCTCCTGCAGAAAGAGACTCTTCTGCAGGAGATCCTCCTCGCCCCCGGCGTCCCTGAAGGCGTAGCCCGCCCTCGGCGGCTTGCCCAGTATGTCGAGCGTTACGCCGCAGTCCGCGGCCTGGCGCCCGAGCCCGTCGTGGAGCATACCGCCCAGGCGCCAGATGTGCTCTATCACCGGCCGCTCCAGTATCTCCGTGAGCGTGGCCTTGGCCGCCGCAAGCCCCGTGGTCTCGCCCGAGTAGGTCATGGAGAAGAAGACCTCCTCGAGCTCCCGCATGAACTCCCGCTTCCCGGCAAGGGCCGAGACGGCGAAACCGTTGGCCATGCCCTTGCCAAGACAGCACAGGTCGGCATCGACGTCGAAGTATTCCTGGGCCCCGCCCTTTGCGTACCTGAAGCCCGTCACGATCTCGTCGAGTATGAAGAGCGCCCCCCGTTTGCGGGCCAGCTCGCTTGCCTGCTGGATGAAGTTCCTGCCCGAGGCCTCGTCGACCGCCGGCTCTATGCCCGGCACCTCCATTATGACGCAGGCCGTCCTGCCGTCGTACTCGTCGAGCACCCTTTCGAGAGACCCTATGTCGTTGTATTCGAAGGGATGGACGAGCCCGCCCAGGACGGCCGGTATGCCCTTGTTGCGCGGTGTCGTGACGGCGTACCAGTCCTGGCAGCCGTGGTAGCCGCAGAAGACGACGTGGTCGCGGCCCGTGGCGGCCCTCGCCACCCTGACGGCGGCGCTCGTCACGTCGGCGCCGTTCTTTGCAAAGCGGACCATCTCGGCGCAGGGCACCATCTCGCAGACGAGCTCGGCCACCTCGACCTCGAGCGGGTGCATGAGCGTGAAGGTCGTGCCCTCCCTCACCTGCCGCACCACCGCCTCCACCACCGGAGGATAGTCGTAGCCCAGCAGTATGGGGCCCAGCGCCAGGGGATAGTCGATGTACTCGTTGCCGTCCGCGTCCCACACGTGCGAGCCCCTGCCGCGTTCGAGATACTTGGGCGTAACGCCCCGGACGAACTGGTCTGGCCCCTTGCTCAGCGTCTGCGTGCCGCAGGGTATGACCTTGACGGCCCTCTCCCACAGCGCTTCCGACCTCTCGAACCTCTTCATATCCCCTCTCCGCCCGCGCAGGGCCCGGCGGCCTTGCGGACTTTCGGATGGACGACTCCCCTCACGAGACAATCCCGTCCTCCCTCAGGCTCTTAAAGTAGCCTTCGTTTCTCGGCGTGCCGGCGTTTATCTCCGCAAGGCGCGGGTTCTCTTCGAGAAGGGCCAGCACGTCCCTCATGTGGAATATGCGCCCCCCCCCGCCCCCGCCGCCCAGGGCCCTGAAGACCTCGGCGGCGAAGGCGAAGTCGCGCTCGTCGTCCACGGTCCAGCGCATCTGCGAGAGGTCGCGCTCCGAGCGCAGGTGGGCGATGGCGAAGCGCCGGGGGTTCTTCCATATGAAGGGCGTTACGTGCTCGCGCTCGCTCCTGAGGCGCGCCTTGCGCCACGCGCACTCCAGCGCCCCGGCGGTGAAGACCTCGCAGTCCAGTCCGTCGGGAAAGCGACCGTCGAGCCCCGCGTAGTCGGCCCCCGAGTCGAGGAAACGGCGTATGAGCATGTCCACTATCTCCGGGTCGAGCATGGGACAGTCGGCCGTTATGCGGACTATGACGGCGGCGCCCGCGCTGCGCGCCGCACGGTGGTAGCGGTCGAGCACGTCGTCAAGGCTTCCGCGGAAGCACTCGACACCGCTGGCGGCGCACCAGCGGGCGATCTCGTCGTCGCCGGGGTCGGTGCTCGTGGCCACGACAACGCGGTCCACGAGCTTCGCCGCCGAGGCGCGCTCCACCACGTGGGCGAGCATGGGGCGGCCGGCAAGGGGCTTCATGACCTTGCCCGGAAGCCGCGTGGAGCTCATCCTCGCCTGGACGACGGCGACCACGGGCCGGGCCGGCCCTCTCTCCGAAGCGCCGCTCACAGGTCCTCCCACGTTACGAGCTCGTCCTTTGCTATGGCTCGGCGGGCCCGGCGCCCCACGACGCGCTCGAGCTCCGACGGCGCAAGCCCGTAACCGTGGCGCACGATCTTGAGCTTTCGTGCCTCCACGACCTCGCCTTCGGCTATGGGGGCGGCGGCGTAGATGCTGCGCCGCGCCCCGACGCGCTCGGCCGCCTCCCTCTCCGAAGGGCCTTTTACGCCGTCGCCCATGGCCTTTTCAAGGTCCCGCAGGGCCTTGACCATGGCGGCGAACTCGCCGGGCTCCATGGCGTAGCCGTGGTCGGGACCTTCGAGCGAGCGGTCCGGCGTGATGTGTTTTTCGATTATGGACGCGCCGAGGGCCGCGGCCGCCACCGCCGTCGTCGCCCCGGGCGTGTGGTCCGAGAGACCGACGGGCACGCCGAGGGCCGCGCCCATGGAGACCATGGCCCGCAGGTTGATCTCCTCGAAACGCGGCGGATAGAGGGAGACGCAGTGGAGAAGGGCCGCCTCGCGGCAGCCGGCCTCACCGAGCACCGCAAGGGCCCGCTCGGCCTCGCCGAGAGAGGCCGCCCCCGTGGAGACGACGACCGGCCTTGCGAAGGAGCCCACAAGGCGCAGCAGCGGCTCGTTGGTCACGTCGCCGGAGGCTATCTTGTAGGCCGCCGTGTCCAGGCTCTTGAGAAGCCGCGCCCTTTCGGCGTCGAAGGGTGTGGAAAGGAACTCCACGCCCAGGCCGTCGCAGTACTCCTTGAGCTCGCCGTGCCATGCCTCGGGGAGCTCGAGCGACCTCATCGCCTCCCAGGCGGGGTTGTCCACCCAGCGGCCGCCGTCGAGCTTCCTTGGGTTCAGGAGCCCCTCGGCCGTGAAGGACTGGAACTTGACGGCGTCGGCCCCTGCCTCCGCCGACGCCTCGACGAGCTCCTTCGCCCTCTCCAGCGACCCGTCGTGGTTGGACCCTATCTCGGCTATCACGTAGACCGGCAGTCCCGGCCCCACCTCGCGGCCGCCTATCCTTATGGTGCGTTCAAATCTTCTCATCTGCTCGCCACCCTCGCCCCCGTCACCTCCAGCGGGAGCTCCACCCTCGCTCCCCCGAGGCCGTGCGACACATGGACGCCAAGGGCCATCTCCAGGGCCCTGAGGCCGTCCTCGGGGCCGCTGGGGTTTTCGGCCTCGCCCCTCATGCAGCCGATGAGGTCTTCAAGGGCCGCCGTCCAGATGTTTCTCTCCTCGAAACCGGGAAAGGGCGCCCCATCGAGCTCGAGAAGACCCGTGTAGTGGCGGCTCGGAGCGGGCCTGTAAAGACGCAGCACGTCGTTGTTGCCGATCCGTATGCGGCCGTGGCTGCCTATCACGTCGAACTCGAAGAAGAAGTAGCCCTTCGATTCCCCGTGCACCGTGGCGTAGACGCCGTCGTCGAATCCTATGACGGCGCGGCCGCCGCGGTCGTCGGCG
Protein-coding regions in this window:
- a CDS encoding glycoside hydrolase family 57; this translates as MLYLYSIFHCNLSFSSIPEADYGVVARRCYAPLLDMAEEGLPLALEATASTLVELSRIDPAFVDRLGRLWEEGRCEFVGSGYSQIIMPLVPCEVNRWNLDEGNRLYRGLLGRAPETVLVNEQTFSAGLVDLYSEAGYRSLVMDWANCHRFNRYPRNRLYYPQLAKGLDATMNVIWNHSIAFQKFQRAVHGELPLEGYMDFLLSHYDEGRPRGFILYGNDAEVFDYRPGAGATGATAEYGAVRSLMRSLAGDGRFELVTPSQVLSLLGDEPEAMHPLALQSPETPVVCKKQEKYNPLRWAVTGRDDVHINTACYRIYEKIRSAAGRLDGERLSDLKRKLCTVWGSDLRTNTVDEKFQRYRDLLGWLMVETSALGWRQGGGCARAAEPEAGAPAARRVECAVESDGGLVRVRTGAVEAAFIEAKGLALESLSFPGVWPAPLIGTIAHGHFDDIALGADFFSCHLIHVARDGAKTTDLAKCRGLVEEDEETVTVSVSIPLAFGTLRKRYTVWRDEPRFAVTYGLAVAALGASSLRLGIFTFLPWGFDRARLWYETVNGGPGPERFALAGRRVEHDRAVSPLVTASSCLGATDGTVRVGDDDKCVAVTTDKSGLYTAPMLNYREVDDGFFLRLYHSVGEVDDTAYWTWRGTNEVTFTVTAAGR
- a CDS encoding spore coat protein, which encodes MSSTRLPGKVMKPLAGRPMLAHVVERASAAKLVDRVVVATSTDPGDDEIARWCAASGVECFRGSLDDVLDRYHRAARSAGAAVIVRITADCPMLDPEIVDMLIRRFLDSGADYAGLDGRFPDGLDCEVFTAGALECAWRKARLRSEREHVTPFIWKNPRRFAIAHLRSERDLSQMRWTVDDERDFAFAAEVFRALGGGGGGGRIFHMRDVLALLEENPRLAEINAGTPRNEGYFKSLREDGIVS
- a CDS encoding aminotransferase class III-fold pyridoxal phosphate-dependent enzyme, producing the protein MKRFERSEALWERAVKVIPCGTQTLSKGPDQFVRGVTPKYLERGRGSHVWDADGNEYIDYPLALGPILLGYDYPPVVEAVVRQVREGTTFTLMHPLEVEVAELVCEMVPCAEMVRFAKNGADVTSAAVRVARAATGRDHVVFCGYHGCQDWYAVTTPRNKGIPAVLGGLVHPFEYNDIGSLERVLDEYDGRTACVIMEVPGIEPAVDEASGRNFIQQASELARKRGALFILDEIVTGFRYAKGGAQEYFDVDADLCCLGKGMANGFAVSALAGKREFMRELEEVFFSMTYSGETTGLAAAKATLTEILERPVIEHIWRLGGMLHDGLGRQAADCGVTLDILGKPPRAGYAFRDAGGEEDLLQKSLFLQETVKRGILFGGPIFISYSHDEEDIGKTLEATAAAMAAVGEGLAKGDLAARLEGEPVGVVFRQRS
- a CDS encoding acyclic terpene utilization AtuA family protein — translated: MVTLSRGDVTIWTEGGSPIGMGHVIRSLNIARSLRNFGVEAGFFINAEGPAAELIREGGFEYVVRPIESGDISSSARRVVIFDTKKDVSSLAVALKARGRAVVLIDNMTAADAHADAVIIPTPLADREAFKANYHGGVRFTIVGGNFIDLRKSLPERRHSLPLRVLVTMGGADPMGLTEKVVEAVKEMDRIKVTVVTGPAARPSRRLDEIREEYADKFTFLHAVKDMAPLVAGSHVAFTALGTTIWEVAYMGVPSIVIANYAEDRAGLRRLRAFGMGYALGHHEEVADEAVREALASLVDGPELWSAMSFEALGLLDGLGAARVASIIKAFVS
- a CDS encoding Gfo/Idh/MocA family oxidoreductase — its product is MRRETSPQGSRASPWGSSSGRGAEVTEGAKRLRALIAGCGSIGRRHARNLASLGVRDFVLCDLDAGRLERARGELPEGCAAVLFTDLVEAAAEGADFAFVCTPSSLHVPMAVELAGRGMDLFIEKPLSHSLDGVDGLRRVVEEKGLKAVMGMCYRFHPVLLRIKEILESGVLGRIHHVNYFGGHYLPDWHPGEDYRREYAARRELGGGVVLTSIHGIDNIRWLFGEVEECCAVTDKVSDLEMDVEDLVMALMRVEGGVYVSWQSDFLQRTARHVLVVTGSEGTLRCDIGAGLILTGVAGAGGWREEKVEFHVNSMYIEEARSFLRCVESRGEPAVDLADGEKTLAAALRLKETSPW